From Anaerolineae bacterium, a single genomic window includes:
- a CDS encoding GNAT family N-acetyltransferase — MTLLIRSARHEDKPAVLELTRDIWEGHDYLPRVFDAWVQVPAGHFYVVEVDGKLAGLGRVSFPDPDEAWLEGGRVHPEYQGLGLASVLFAYQMFVVRRSGVTVARFCTASDNAPVHHLAKVHGFRRLADCSLWEAPAGGTFEARRLDAGEIPTAWEFIRESPWYRLTGGLLCEGWVWYRLSLERLSARQQAGQVWVWPAEGAWRGLLIASEDLEYGDVTCGFIAGDQEAMIHLAESLRAWAVGRSEHVEAVIPEALEDAQAAFGAGGYVLFTDLKQSLFERRMRP; from the coding sequence ATGACACTGCTCATTCGCTCCGCGCGACATGAGGATAAGCCGGCAGTGTTGGAGCTCACCCGCGATATCTGGGAGGGGCACGATTACCTGCCGCGCGTCTTCGACGCCTGGGTGCAGGTCCCCGCCGGCCATTTCTACGTCGTCGAGGTGGATGGCAAATTGGCCGGGCTGGGGCGCGTTTCCTTCCCCGACCCGGACGAGGCCTGGCTGGAGGGCGGTCGGGTGCACCCCGAGTATCAGGGGCTTGGCCTGGCCAGCGTGCTCTTCGCCTATCAGATGTTCGTGGTGCGGCGCAGTGGGGTAACCGTGGCGCGCTTCTGCACCGCCAGCGATAATGCCCCTGTTCATCATCTGGCAAAGGTGCACGGCTTCCGCCGGCTGGCGGACTGCTCGCTGTGGGAGGCGCCGGCGGGCGGCACGTTCGAGGCACGCCGGCTGGACGCCGGCGAGATCCCGACTGCCTGGGAATTCATCCGGGAAAGCCCCTGGTACCGCTTGACCGGCGGACTGCTGTGTGAGGGCTGGGTCTGGTATCGGCTGAGCCTGGAGCGGCTGTCGGCGCGCCAACAGGCCGGCCAGGTCTGGGTCTGGCCGGCGGAAGGCGCGTGGCGCGGGCTTCTCATCGCCTCCGAGGACCTGGAATATGGGGATGTCACCTGCGGCTTCATCGCCGGCGACCAGGAAGCTATGATACATTTGGCGGAGTCCCTGCGCGCCTGGGCCGTCGGCCGCTCCGAACATGTCGAGGCGGTCATCCCCGAGGCGCTGGAGGATGCGCAGGCGGCATTCGGGGCCGGCGGATACGTCCTGTTCACCGACCTGAAGCAGTCCCTGTTCGAGCGGCGAATGCGCCCGTAA